One genomic segment of Brachyhypopomus gauderio isolate BG-103 chromosome 19, BGAUD_0.2, whole genome shotgun sequence includes these proteins:
- the LOC143483073 gene encoding transmembrane 4 L6 family member 1, with amino-acid sequence MCTGRWAKCTGDLLFPLALCCVVANILLFFPSGKVWATNEITNGIWYFPGVIGGGILVFLPASLMRAVGTEGSCFSNRCGMMLSVVMSGLGVAGTLYCIVVSVVGLQDGPLCDTGDGVFVYPFANQTLNDSYLFKQELWEMCEQPGNVVLWNVVLFSILLGVGTLEAVLSLTQVANGLVGCLCGTCMNHRQGQASVD; translated from the exons ATGTGTACAGGAAGGTGGGCAAAGTGCACAGGAGACCTGCTGTTCCCATTGGCTCTGTGCTGCGTTGTAGCCAACATCCTCCTGTTTTTCCCCAGTGGAAAGGTGTGGGCTACAAATGAGATCACAAATGGCATCTGGTACTTCCCTGGAGTTATTGGAGGAGGAATACTG GTGTTCTTACCTGCTTCTTTAATGAGGGCAGTTGGGACAGAGGGAAGCTGCTTTTCCAACAGATGTGGG ATGATGCTCTCCGTGGTGATGTCTGGTTTGGGTGTTGCTGGAACACTGTATTGTATTGTGGTCTCTGTCGTCGGGTTGCAGGATGGTCCCCTCTGTGACACCGGAGACGGGGTGTTTGTCTATCCCTTCGCCAATCAAACTTTAAA cGACAGTTACTTGTTTAAGCAGGAATTATGGGAGATGTGTGAACAGCCAGGAAATGTGGTTCTGTGGAACGTGGTTCTGTTTTCAATTTTACTGGGTGTAGGAACCCTGGAGGCAGTGCTCTCCCTGACACAGGTGGCCAATGGTCTTGTGGGCTGTCTGTGTGGAACCTGCATGAACCACAGACAGGGACAG GCTTCTGTGGATTGA
- the med17 gene encoding mediator of RNA polymerase II transcription subunit 17 encodes MSGGPAVRVSIESSCERQVQEVSLDGVETYVPPLSMSQSLAKLAQRIDFGQGSDSEEEEPNGEGRDLDWNKQDPEEDEGLVKFQPCLWPWDSVRNHLRGALTEMCVLHDVLSIIKEKKYMALDPVSQDPTATKTPQVFQLISKKKSLANAAQLLLKGAEKLSKSVAESQEQRRQRDFNTELLQLRSQWKLRKVGDKILGDLSYRSAGSLFNHHGTFEVIKNTDIDLDKKIPDDYCPLNVQIPSDLEGSAYIKVSIQKQSPDIGDLGTVSLFRRQPKAKPGSQAWHLKLEAAQNVLLCKEIFAQLSREAVQIKSHIPHIVVKNQIISQPFPGLQLSMSLCHSNTEKKNHRTSPDQNKPDDHLYVLEHNLHQLIREFHKQHLSSSVMPHPASAPFGPKRLRLAGPMAYDKSEINSLQHSEGLLEKIIKQAKHIFLRSRTARTIDSLASRIEDPQIQAHWSNINDVYESSVKVLITSQGYEQICKSIQLQLNIGVEQIRVVHRDGRVITLSHQEQELQDFLLSQMSQHQVHAIQQLAKVMGWHVLSFSNHVGLGAIESIGNASAITVASPNGEYAISVRNGPESGCKVLVQFPRGQTKDLPKSDVLQDGKWSHLRGPYKEVHWGRMEGKNFVYKMELLMAALTPCP; translated from the exons ATGTCGGGGGGCCCTGCGGTGCGTGTGAGTATTGAGTCGTCCTGTGAGCGACAGGTACAGGAGGTGTCACTGGACGGAGTGGAGACATATGTGCCACCCCTCTCCATGTCGCAAAGTCTCGCAAAGCTTGCACAGCGGATTGACTTTGGCCAGGGCTCTGACTCAGAAGAGGAGGAACCAAACGGGGAAGGCAGGGACCTTGACTGGAACAAGCAAGACCCAGAAGAGGATGAGG GCCTTGTGAAATTCCAGCCGTGTTTGTGGCCATGGGACTCTGTAAGGAACCACCTACGTGGTGCCCTGACTGAGATGTGTGTGCTGCATGATGTACTCAGCATCATCAAGGAGAAGAAGTACATGGCTCTTGACCCTGTTTCCCAAGATCCCACTGCTACAAAG ACCCCTCAGGTGTTCCAGCTTATCAGTAAGAAGAAATCTTTGGCCAACGCAGCCCAGTTGCTCCTTAAGGGGGCAGAAAAGCTGAGCAAGTCTGTGGCAGAGAGTCAGGAGCAGCGGCGTCAGCGTGACTTTAACACCGAACTTCTGCAGCTGCGCTCGCAGTGGAAACTGCGTAAAGTTGGAGACAAAATACTCGGAGACTTAAGCTACCGCAGTGCTG GGTCCCTGTTTAACCACCATGGCACCTTTGAGGTGATTAAGAACACTGATATCGATTTGGATAAGAAAATTCCAGATGACTACTGTCCTCTCAATGTTCAGATCCCCAGCGATCTGGAGGGCTCAGCCTACATTAAG GTCTCTATTCAGAAACAGTCCCCTGATATAGGAGACCTAGGAACGGTCAGCCTTTTCAGAAGGCAGCCCAAGGCCAAGCCAG gttcccAGGCTTGGCATCTAAAGCTGGAAGCTGCTCAGAACGTGCTTCTGTGTAAGGAGATCTTTGCTCAGCTTTCTCGGGAGGCAGTGCAGATAAAGTCTCACATTCCGCACATCGTCGTCAAGAACCAAATTATCTCCCAGCCTTTCCCCG GGCTGCAGCTCTCCATGTCTCTGTGCCACTCCAATACAGAGAAGAAGAACCACAGGACGTCACCTGACCAAAACAAACCAGACGACCATCTGTATGTGCTGGAGCACAATCTGCACCAGCTTATTAGAGAG TTCCACAAGCAGCATCTGAGCTCATCAGTGATGCCCCACCCTGCAAGTGCCCCATTTGGACCAAAGCGTTTGCGGCTGGCTGGCCCAATGGCCTACGACAAATCTGAAATTAACTCTCTGCAGCACAGTGAGGGCCTGCTGGAGAAAATAATCAAACAAGCCAAACACATCTTCCTCAGGAGTAG GACAGCACGGACGATTGACAGCTTGGCAAGTCGTATAGAGGATCCTCAGATTCAAGCTCACTGGTCCAATATCAACGATGTGTATGAGTCCAGCGTCAAAGTGCTCATCACTTCACAGGGCTATGAGCAGATTTGCAA GTCTATCCAGTTGCAACTGAATATTGGAGTGGAGCAGATCAGAGTTGTACACAGAGATGGACGAGTCATCACTCTCTCCCATCAAGAGCAAGAGCTACAAGACTTCTTACTTTCACAG atgtcTCAGCACCAGGTACATGCGATACAGCAGTTAGCGAAGGTCATGGGTTGGCATGTGCTAAGCTTCAGTAACCATGTGGGACTTGGAGCCATTGAGAGCATCGGCAATGCTTCTGCCATCACAGTAGCATCACCTAATGGAGAGTACGCCATCTCAG TGCGGAACGGGCCTGAGAGTGGCTGTAAGGTTCTGGTCCAGTTTCCACGCGGCCAGACCAAAGACCTGCCAAAAAGTGACGTGTTGCAGGATGGGAAATGGAGTCATTTGCGAGGGCCGTATAAGGAAGTGCACTGGGGCAGAATGGAAGGCAAGAACTTTGTCTACAAAATGGAGCTTCTAATGGCTGCGTTGACTCCCTGTCCTTAA